A single Pochonia chlamydosporia 170 chromosome Unknown PCv3seq00011, whole genome shotgun sequence DNA region contains:
- a CDS encoding short chain dehydrogenase domain-containing protein, translated as MATVAKPTVYVVTGGNRGIGLGLVKGLLSRPSTTVIATVRNNASATSLKQDISATVKIGDQSNLEIVELDLTAAPSAGKVEEIFSRLGYDHIDVLVNNAGVSPPMFTAAQTPAEDLRVAFEVNTIAPQPKVIMMSSSVGCITFQELSGGSYGPSKAALNWITRALHLQNEEAGLVAVALHPGWVQTRMGEKSAKDWEYPHPPPETVDNSVKGVLEVIDGATRDTVAGKFVTYQGQVLPW; from the exons atggccacTGTCGCAAAACCCACTGTTTACGTCGTCACGGGCGGAAACAGAGGGATCGGTCTTGGACTCGTCAAGGGGCTCCTTTCtcgtccatcaacaactgTTATCGCTACCGTGCGAAACAATGCATCTGCCACGAGCCTCAAACAAGACATTTCTGCCACTGTCAAGATCGGTGACCAAAGCAACCTTGAAATCGTGGAGCTCGATCTCACTGCCGCCCCCTCAGCTggaaaagttgaagaaataTTCTCCAGATTGGGCTACGACCACATCGATGTCCTCGTCAATAATGCCGGAGTCTCTCCTCCGATGTTTACTGCCGCGCAAACTCCGGCAGAAGACCTCCGTGTGGCATTCGAGGTGAATACAATTGCACC CCAGCCAAAGGTCATCATGATGTCTTCCTCGGTCGGATGCATCACTTTTCAAGAATTGTCTGGGGGTTCCTATGGTCCTAGCAAGGCCGCGCTCAATTGGATCACTCGTGCCTTGCATCTACAAAACGAAGAGGCCGGCCTCGTCGCCGTAGCCCTCCATCCAGGCTGGGTGCAAACTCGCATGGGTGAGAAGTCGGCGAAGGATTGGGAATACCCTCACCCACCGCCTGAGACAGTGGACAATAGCGTCAAAGGTGTACTTGAGGTGATCGATGGCGCTACTAGGGACACGGTTGCTGGCAAATTTGTTACCTATCAGGGCCAGGTTCTGCCTTGGTAA
- a CDS encoding IRE protein kinase (similar to Coccidioides immitis RS XP_001238894.1): MLRRPPIEGRGSSQQQKLFLAFAVILLPWIQLTNAQQQRQPLHQAAHSIISPHAAADVDVDARENRKQAREEAATIAASHASRSGPAQWENTPISAVSAATIETSSSGDRKRSPLREQNKNIYQHHQEKPHQQHARRSLKKNSHHDNILIPDDASAPATLAPDNSVRAPSPPRRQRQQPSSASTSGLTTSQQYARSLEDWEVEDFVLLATIDGDLYANDRRTGKQLWHLQVVQPMVETIHYRGNTSVLDDDHDAVDHYVWAIEPNRDGGVYVWVPEPGARPRFTGFTMKELVEDLSPYAGEEPGPAVVYVGDKRTTMVTLDAATGNILKWFGTGGSHVNQAESCLKPNALYDTDAEECSTTGTITLGRTEYTVGIERRDGKPIATLKYAEWTPNNRDKDLFHQYHVSKDNRYISTQHDGKVYSFDYARSDSDSMPTRLFSQKFDVPVARVFDVCRPGDAAPGSNPDLILLSQPTMPTPDDRTSNSIFLNRTETGSWYALSGSSYPLIHVAPEAQASLPDGWERMDKWDTMTEAKLSKLVGTHSLGSRPATQQFPRLTDGSSVGGGREDPDNESVLHDNQNSEANESTIVDKVKNIPQSAATSVYEFISNPVLIIFIFGLLVYNRKNFTRAYQLYLNGSSTKDALSYLLPGGVSDANTANKDRDSSELSVKGPVESGVDDNSTDTEKPEVDMKALGHKTGDEGVARSDLETLADNDGSSKSGAISSKLLAGEEKVSISDEIETKLVAPSPAPEGKKKKAHRGRRGGVKHRKGRPRDSSQSREDEPANATVEEAVSNAKKLGDRPVWEPDVLTVANDMQAVSGPIIRMGNIEVNLEEQLGTGSNGTLVFAGKFDGRDVAVKRMLIQFYDIASQETRLLRESDDHPNVIRYYSQQTQGGFLFIALERCAASLAEIVERPQSYRELANAGKLDLPGVLYQITNGISHLHNLRIVHRDLKPQNILVNMGKNGKPRLLVSDFGLCKKLESEQSSFGATTGRAAGTSGWRAPELLLDDDGRDLNLMEASTHSGSGSVLVQDPTMPNHRRATRAIDIFSLGLVFFYVLTNGSHPYDCGDRYMREVNIRKNNYSLQLLDVLGDFAYEAKDLITSMLDANPKQRPNANEIMCHPFFWSAKKRLSFLCDVSDHFEKEPRDPPSIALEELERHAPDVTRGDFLRVLPREFVDSLGKQRKYTGSRLLDLLRALRNKRNHYEDMPDSLKRQVGPLPEGYLSFWTTRFPQLLLACWNVVYNVRWEETDRFREYYEPAGL; encoded by the exons ATGCTTCGACGACCCCCAATCGAAGGGCGGGGGTCCTCGCAACAGCAGAAATTGTTTCTCGCCTTTGCCGTTATATTATTGCCATGGATACAGCTCACAAACGCTCAACAGCAGCGTCAGCCGCTGCATCAGGCTGCCCATTCAATCATCTCTCCGCACGCTGCTGCCGATGTCGATGTAGACGCCCGAGAGAATAGAAAACAGGCCCGCGAGGAGGCGGCAACAATCGCTGCCTCCCACGCCAGCCGAAGTGGCCCTGCTCAATGGGAAAACACGCCCATCAGTGCCGTTAGTGCAGCTACGATAGAGACGTCCAGCAGTGGTGACCGCAAGAGATCGCCTCTGCGCGAGCAGAACAAGAATATCTatcagcatcaccaagaGAAGCCGCATCAGCAGCACGCTCGACGCAGCTTGAAAAAGAATTCACACCACGATAACATCCTCATTCCTGACGATGCGAGCGCCCCCGCAACTTTGGCTCCGGATAACTCCGTCCGAGCACCATCCCCTCCACgacgtcaacgtcaacagCCCAGCAGCGCCTCTACTTCTGGGCTGACGACCTCGCAGCAATATGCGCGGAGTCTGGAGGATTGGGAAGTGGAAGACTTTGTTCTATTGGCGACCATCGATGGAGACCTATATGCCAATGACCGCAGGACCGGTAAACAGCTTTGGCATCTCCAGGTCGTCCAACCAATGGTTGAAACCATCCACTACCGAGGCAACACCTCCGTTCTCGACGACGATCATGATGCAGTGGATCATTACGTTTGGGCAATCGAACCCAATCGTGACGGTGGCGTCTATGTATGGGTTCCGGAGCCAGGCGCTCGCCCGCGCTTCACCGGCTTCACCATGAAGGAGCTGGTTGAAGATCTTTCCCCCTACGCTGGAGAGGAACCAGGGCCAGCCGTCGTTTACGTCGGTGACAAGAGGACAACAATGGTTACTCTCGACGCTGCCACGGGAAATATTCTCAAGTGGTTTGGTACTGGAGGCTCTCACGTTAATCAAGCCGAGAGCTGCCTCAAGCCAAATGCGTTGTATGACACGGATGCCGAAGAATGTAGCACCACAGGCACCATTACCCTTGGCAGGACTGAGTACACTGTTGGTATTGAAAGGCGGGACGGAAAGCCCATTGCCACTCTCAAATATGCCGAGTGGACACCAAACAACCGTGACAAAGATTTATTTCACCAGTATCACGTTTCAAAGGACAATCGCTACATCTCAACCCAGCATGACGGTAAGGTTTATTCCTTTGACTATGCACGATCCGACTCCGACTCCATGCCCACTCGCCTCTTCAGCCAGAAGTTTGATGTTCCGGTCGCTCGCGTCTTCGACGTTTGCAGACCCGGTGATGCGGCCCCAGGGAGCAACCCTGATTTAATTCTCTTGTCCCAACCAACCATGCCAACTCCCGACGACCGTACCTCAAACAGTATCTTCCTCAACCGAACCGAGACAGGTAGTTGGTATGCACTCAGTGGCAGCTCGTACCCCCTCATCCACGTGGCCccagaagctcaagcttcCCTCCCTGACGggtgggagaggatggaCAAGTGGGACACCATGACCGAGGCCAAGTTATCCAAATTAGTCGGCACTCACTCGCTTGGCAGCCGTCCCGCAACGCAGCAATTTCCAAGACTGACAGACGGAAGCTCTGTTGGCGGCGGGCGAGAAGATCCAGATAATGAATCTGTCCTGCACGATAATCAGAATAGCGAAGCTAACGAGTCTACCATTGTGGATAAGGTGAAGAACATTCCACAAAGTGCTGCCACCAGCGTCTATGAATTCATCAGCAATCCAGTCTTGATTATTTTCATATTCGGTCTACTAGTCTACAACAGAAAAAACTTCACCAGAGCTTACCAGCTTTACCTCAATGGGAGTAGCACAAAGGATGCACTTTCCTACTTGCTCCCGGGAGGAGTCTCCGACGCGAATACGGCGAACAAGGACCGCGATTCCTCAGAACTCAGCGTGAAGGGCCCAGTGGAGTCGGGAGTGGACGACAACTCAACCGACACCGAAAAGCCAGAAGTGGATATGAAAGCACTAGGACATAAAACCGGTGATGAGGGCGTTGCACGGTCCGACCTTGAAACCCTGGCAGACAACGATGGCTCCTCGAAGTCCGGGGCGATATCATCCAAGCTACTTGCTGGTGAGGAGAAGGTATCTATCAGTGACGAGATAGAGACTAAATTGGTCGCCCCCAGTCCGGCGCCAGagggcaagaaaaagaaggccCATCGTGGCCGTCGGGGTGGCGTCAAGCACCGCAAAGGTCGACCGCGTGACAGCTCGCAATCCCGAGAGGACGAACCAGCCAACGCCACAGTCGAAGAGGCTGTTAGCAATGCAAAGAAGCTTGGTGACAGGCCCGTGTGGGAGCCGGACGTGTTGACAGTGGCTAATGATATGCAAGCTGTTTCTGGACCTATTATCAGAATGGGTAACATAGAAGTGAACCTTGAGGAACAGCTTGGAACTGGAAGCAACGGGACACTCGTTTTTGCCGGAAAATTTGATGGTCGCGACGTGGCAGTCAAGCGAATGTTGATTCAGTTCTACGATATTGCCTCACAGGAGACGAGGCTGCTGCGAGAAAGCGACGACCATCCGAATG TTATTCGTTATTAttctcaacaaactcaagGTGGATTTCTATTTATTGCCTTGGAACGTTGCGCCGCATCACTGGCTGAGATAGTGGAACGGCCACAGTCGTACCGCGAGTTGGCCAATGCCGGCAAACTGGACTTGCCAGGCGTGTTGTACCAAATTACCAATGGCATCAGCCATTTGCATAATTTGCGCATTGTTCACAGAGATTTGAAGCCGCAAAACATCCTTGTGAATATGGGTAAGAATGGCAAGCCTCGACTTCTCGTCTCGGATTTCGGCCTCTGTAAAAAGCTGGAGAGCGAGCAATCCTCGTTTGGAGCCACCACTGGTAGAGCTGCTGGAACATCTGGATGGCGAGCGCCGGAGCTCCTActtgacgacgatggccgAGACCTCAATCTGATGGAGGCCAGTACTCATAGCGGATCTGGCTCCGTTCTCGTCCAGGACCCTACAATGCCCAACCATCGACGAGCTACACGGGCTATCGACATTTTCTCCCTTGGTCTCGTCTTCTTTTATGTCCTGACTAATGGTTCTCATCCATATGACTGTGGTGACAGGTACATGAGAGAAGTCAACATTCGAAAGAACAACTACAGCTTACAGCTGCTGGACGTCCTGGGAGACTTCGCATACGAGGCAAAGGACCTGATTACATCCATGCTTGATGCCAATCCCAAACAACGACCGAATGCCAACGAGATTATGTGCCATCCATTTTTTTGGTCCGCCAAGAAGAGATTGTCGTTCTTATGTGATGTGTCTGATCACTTCGAAAAGGAGCCCCGCGACCCTCCATCCATAGCTCTGGAAGAATTGGAAAGACATGCCCCAGACGTGACAAGAGGCGACTTTTTGCGGGTGTTGCCACGAGAATTCGTCGATTCTCTGGGAAAGCAACGCAAATATACAGGATCACGACTCCTAGATCTTCTCCGAGCCCTTCGAAACAAGCGGAACCATTATGAGGATATGCCGGACTCGTTGAAGCGCCAAGTGGGACCCCTTCCAGAGGGATACTTGAGTTTTTGGACAACGAGGTTCCCGCAGCTACTTCTCGCATGCTGGAACGTCGTATACAATGTGCGATGGGAGGAGACAGATCGGTTTCGCGAGTATTATGAGCCAGCGGGCTTGTAG
- a CDS encoding SWIB/MDM2 domain-containing protein (similar to Metarhizium robertsii ARSEF 23 XP_007824071.1) — MSAPCSFRPLPQISCDSSLTSYIAAVSSDERERYTRIIDDILATADLETISRKKVRQALEGRLGGKDLSEQKDAIKRLIEARFDAVSGADSAAADVPAPSIPEPSSKRPNGVSDYDETDPSASPEPAKKKTKRSSSSEDADARLAAQLQAQENSLARGRTTRGGGDRTVKKRKAPRKKSAKKVRDDDDSDVNGSADSGVKKRKAVGGFQKPFNLSSTLSEICGETQLSRPQVVKRLWEHIKANDLQDPADKRQIRCDAKMQAVFKQARVDMFKMNKEIGNHLYPVGEE; from the exons ATGTCTGCTCCTTGTTCGTTTAGACCTCTCCCTCAAATCTCTTGTGACTCCTCGCTTACCAGTTACATCGCTGCAGTATCTTCCGACGAGCGGGAACGCTACACTCGGATCATAGATGATATTTTGGCCACCGCGGATCTCGAGACTATCTCGCGTAAAAAGGTCCGGCAAGCGTTGGAGGGCCGACTTGGCGGCAAGGATTTGAGCGAGCAAAAG GATGCCATCAAGCGCCTAATTGAGGCTCGATTCGACGCCGTCTCCGGTGCCgattctgctgctgcggatGTCCCAGCACCCTCTATTCCCGAACCGTCTTCCAAGCGACCGAACGGCGTCTCCGACTACGACGAGACGGACCCTTCTGCCTCCCCCGAGCctgcgaagaagaagacgaagcgaTCGTCTTCATCCGAGGACGCGGATGCGCGCCTTGCTGCTCAGCTGCAGGCTCAAGAGAATAGCCTAGCCCGTGGGCGAACGACTCGCGGAGGCGGTGACCGGACAGTGAAGAAGCGAAAAGCGCCACGAAAGAAGAGTGCCAAGAAGGTCCGCGATGATGACGACAGCGACGTCAATGGCAGCGCCGACTCTGGCGtcaagaagcgcaaggctgTCGGTGGTTTCCAAAAGCCCTTCAACCTAAGTTCCACGCTCTCTGAAATTTGCGGTGAGACCCAG CTCTCTCGCCCGCAGGTTGTCAAGAGACTCTGGGAACATATCAAAGCCAACGATCTTCAAGATCCGGCCGACAAACGACAGATTCGCTGCGACGCCAAAATGCAGGCTGTTTTCAAGCAAGCCAGGGTTGACATGTTCAAGATGAACAAGGAGATTGGCAACCATCTCTATCCAGTTGGAGAAGAGTAG
- a CDS encoding C2H2 finger domain-containing protein (similar to Coccidioides immitis RS XP_001238949.1) — translation MPSPEGAPQSGRGEGSRGRGRGRGRGAGGRGKRGRGGANAQATTTPANPAAQDVAAAAAAARAHILKQQTQPAESNTTGTAAPPDADDDADVCFICANPVAHHSIAPCNHATCHICGLRMRALYKTKDCAHCRTPAPFVIFTDDAEKRFEDYTDNDITTTDSNIGIKYTNEDIVGDTVLLLRYNCPDESCDFAGLGWPDLHRHVKSVHRKRMCDLCTRNKKVFTHEHDLFSDKELEKHMRRGDDKPGAADQTGFKGHPLCGFCGERFYDDDKLYEHCRMKHERCFICDRSDSRQPHYYLDYNALEQHFKKDHYICSNSECLEKKFVVFASEMDLQAHNLKEHAGKAAGRDARLVDMSSFDIRQSYQNERRGGHRDGGEGRGRGRRGGGRGRDPNEDAVPPTSAQPLRRDELALQRQLAIHSTQSVSNRTFGGQLSAPAGQSSSARPTSSGTSTPTRNAAIQNQNGLVDSINSLTITDTSNMSPEERARLVRHSSVVERAANLLGNDSNKLNTFRQHISSYRQGGFTAPQLIDAFFTLFADVSSNALGTLVREVSDLFDDKKKADSLRAAWQDWRAINEDYPSLPGLSGMHGATSSSSGWAHAATANPGLPNAAPAQKHSNRVLRLKNSTRLGGPAPATVRTTPGWISSPAVQPPSASSSSAFPSLASASTSTSTPASRSTWASSTSQPQQPRTAIPRNQEAFPSLPAAPKPTTTIFGYGSGRGVRRDYGHAESNFQWGNSSSAVNTPPNEEEEETGKGKKGNKKGKKVLVQWG, via the exons ATGCCTTCTCCGGAAGGTGCACCTCAATCCGGCCGAGGCGAAGGCTCCAGAGGACGCGGTCGTGGCCGTGGGCGAGGCGCTGGTGGTCGCGGAAAACGaggtcgaggaggagcaaaTGCTCAAGCGACTACAACTCCCGCAAATCCAGCAGCCCAAGAtgtcgctgctgccgctgccgctgccagAGCTCACATCCTGAAGCAACAAACCCAACCTGCCGAATCTAACACAACCGGTACTGCGGCACCCCCCGATGCtgacgatgatgctgatgtctGCTTCATCTGTGCTAATCCTGTGGCGCACCATTCCATTGCTCCATGCAACCATGCTACCTGTCACATCTGTGGTTTGCGCATGAGAGCCCTCTATAAGACAAAGGACTGTGCCCATTGTCGA ACTCCAGCTCCGTTTGTCATCTTCACCGACGATGCAGAGAAGCGATTTGAGGACTATACCGATaacgacatcaccacaaccGACTCCAATATCGGCATCAAGTACACAAATGAGGACATTGTTGGGGACACTGTGCTCCTGCTGCGATACAACTGTCCCGACGAATCTTGTGACTTTGCGGGTCTCGGATGGCCAGACCTGCATCGACATGTTAAATCAGTGCACCGTAAGCGAATGTGCGACCTTTGCACCCGTAACAAAAAGGTCTTCACCCATGAACACGATCTCTTTTCCGACAAGGAACTCGAGAAGCACATGCGACGCGGCGACGATAAGCCAGGCGCCGCTGACCAGACGGGCTTCAAAGGCCACCCCCTGTGTGGCTTCTGCGGTGAACGTTTctacgacgacgacaagcTGTATGAGCATTGCCGTATGAAGCATGAACGTTGCTTCATTTGCGACAGAAGCGATTCACGGCAACCACACTACTACCTCGACTACAACGCGCTAGAACAGCACTTCAAGAAGGACCACTACATCTGCTCAAACAGCGAgtgcttggagaagaagtttgTCGTTTTTGCCTCGGAAATGGACCTTCAGGCGCACAACCTGAAGGAACATGCGGGCAAAGCTGCAGGCAGGGACGCTCGACTGGTCGACATGTCATCCTTTGACATTAGACAATCCTACCAAAATGAGAGACGCGGAGGTCACAGAGACGGTGGTGAGGGACGCGGCAGAGGACGTAGAGGTGgtggcagaggcagagacCCTAACGAGGATGCCGTGCCGCCAACCTCTGCTCAGCCATTGCGAAGAGATGAACTTGCTCTGCAGCGTCAACTCGCAATTCACTCGACGCAGTCTGTTTCGAATCGAACCTTTGGAGGCCAGCTCTCAGCGCCTGCTGGACAGTCATCCAGCGCACGACCAACATCATCTGGTACTTCAACGCCGACTCGAAACGCCGCCATCCAAAATCAAAACGGCCTCGTTGACTCCATAAACTCTCTCACCATCACAGATACCTCCAACATGTCGCCAGAAGAACGAGCTCGACTTGTCCGACACAGCTCCGTGGTTGAGCGAGCTGCCAACCTCCTCGGCAATGACTCCAATaagctcaacaccttccGTCAACACATCTCATCCTACCGCCAGGGCGGATTCACTGCTCCACAGCTCATCgacgccttcttcaccttATTTGCGGACGTCTCATCCAATGCTCTGGGCACGCTGGTCCGCGAAGTATCGGATCTCTTtgacgacaagaagaaggctgatAGCCTCCGCGCAgcatggcaagattggcgcGCCATCAACGAAGACTACCCCAGTCTCCCCGGCCTCAGCGGCATGCATGGCGCAACCTCAAGTTCAAGTGGATGGGCACACGCGGCCACCGCCAACCCAGGCTTACCCAACGCTGCTCCGGCACAGAAGCACTCTAACCGGGTGCTCCGTCTCAAGAACAGTACTCGTCTCGGTGGACCAGCGCCGGCAACCGTCAGAACAACACCGGGTTGGATATCATCCCCAGCCGTCCAACCACCATccgcctcctcttcatccgcATTCCCCTCTCTCGCGtcagcatcgacatcgacatcaacacctGCCTCCCGCTCAacatgggcatcatcaacttccCAACCGCAACAGCCACGAACCGCCATCCCCCgaaaccaagaagccttCCCCTCCCTCCCCGCGGCACCCAagccaaccaccaccatcttcgGCTACGGTTCCGGCAGAGGCGTCCGTAGGGACTACGGACACGCTGAATCCAATTTCCAGTGGGGGAACAGCTCGTCTGCCGTGAACACCCCTCctaatgaagaagaggaagagacgggcaagggcaagaagggcaacaAGAAGGGGAAAAAGGTACTTGTACAATGGGGTTAA